One Salmo trutta chromosome 24, fSalTru1.1, whole genome shotgun sequence genomic region harbors:
- the LOC115160696 gene encoding polypeptide N-acetylgalactosaminyltransferase 5, with the protein MKAIRKYFMGSGRALAFVFIASVIWLLFDMVALFLSMNDVNSQLLKESVVKERLTVIQQATEGTQFDLDLDQAGNKGPLQNEKKVLEVGRKRGPAAKKAPQLKDKVNSHEQQGGNAQPKSEQGNYVIFKPNQIETVNHVTGQLSVPLNTKTPVKDPLPVKDLSKKAVDLVLNMMKTEDKKVAVLSNFTKVPPGVHEGKHVETLTSKKTEKAEENIGIMQKANANMDPKANEKVLDPLEPGIEESFIKYKVAVDRTVKSVKKYVLKGKEVDVNIKDKRINAVDKGKQYALKETLLPRAKFKLQPGVPTNSTDVRNTGVHKVLALDMTQAPRDANAIGQFGKAVTVPSDKEQEVRNRWNEGHFNVYLSDQIPVDRAIPDTRPHTCSESVVHDDLPTTSVIFCFVDEVWSTLLRSVHSVLNRSPPHLLKEIILVDDFSTREYLKDHLDVYMSQFPKVRIVRLKERQGLIRARLAGATIAKGDVLTFLDSHIECNVGWLEPLLERVYMDRRKVACPVIDVIRDKDMSYESVDNFQRGVFKWPLVFWWRRLSEDVIKKNHMKASDPFRCPVMAGGLFSIDKKYFYELGSYDPGLDVWGGENMEISFKIWMCGGEIEIIPCSRVGHIFRGANPYKFPKDRQKTVERNLARVAEVWLDEYKDLFYGHGYYHLLDRSVIDIGNLTDQIELRKKLKCKSFKWYLDNVYPDMVAPLVKAEGLVFNRGVRKCLALQKGSLAFEICDLSKLSQHFNYTWMRHVRQKDVCLTTQDKGSSLALQPCDNTKPQLRWLYKASSSALMEHLVTELAPKRLCLEAGALGNSMQLKKCAPTSPYQKWQFTHYHAE; encoded by the exons ATGAAGGCAATAAGGAAATACTTTATGGGTAGTGGGAGGGCACTTGCGTTTGTTTTCATTGCATCTGTCATTTGGCTACTGTTTGATATGGTAGCACTTTTCCTGTCAATGAATGATGTTAACAGCCAACTTCTGAAAGAAAGCGTAGTGAAGGAAAGGCTGACTGTCATACAGCAGGCCACGGAAGGTACACAGTTCGACTTAGACCTGGACCAGGCAGGTAATAAAGGTCCACTCCAGAATGAAAAGAAAGTCCTTGAAGTGGGCAGAAAGAGAGGACCTGCTGCCAAAAAGGCCCCGCAGTTGAAGGACAAAGTAAATTCACATGAGCAACAAGGGGGGAATGCCCAACCAAAGTCAGAACAAGGAAATTATGTCATTTTTAAGCCTAACCAAATCGAAACAGTCAATCATGTCACAGGACAGTTGAGTGTGCCTTTGAATACGAAAACGCCTGTCAAAGATCCTCTGCCTGTCAAAGACCTGTCAAAAAAGGCAGTGGACTTGGTACTAAATATGATGAAGACGGAGGATAAGAAAGTGGCAGTGCTCTCGAACTTCACCAAAGTGCCACCTGGTGTTCACGAAGGAAAACATGTTGAAACATTGACCTCAAAAAAGACGGAGAAAGCAGAGGAAAATATAGGCATAATGCAAAAAGCCAACGCAAATATGGACCCAAAGGCAAATGAGAAAGTCTTAGATCCACTGGAGCCTGGCATAGAAGAAAGCTTTATAAAATACAAAGTTGCCGTGGACCGCACAGTTAAGTCTGTCAAAAAGTATGTACTGAAAGGAAAAGAGGTGGATGTCAATATTAAGGACAAACGGATCAATGCTGTTGATAAAGGTAAGCAGTATGCCTTAAAGGAGACCTTACTTCCCAGAGCAAAGTTTAAACTCCAACCAGGAGTTCCCACAAACTCCACAGATGTTCGAAACACAGGCGTCCACAAAGTGCTGGCATTAGACATGACCCAAGCCCCCAGAGATGCCAATGCAATTGGGCAATTTGGGAAAGCAGTCACGGTGCCCAGTGACAAAGAGCAGGAGGTGAGGAACCGGTGGAATGAAGGCCATTTCAACGTGTACCTGAGTGACCAGATCCCTGTGGACCGAGCCATCCCAGACACCAGACCTCATAC GTGTTCAGAGAGTGTGGTCCATGATGACTTGCCCACCACCAGTGTGATCTTCTGCTTTGTGGATGAGGTATGGTCCACTTTGCTCCGGTCCGTCCACAGTGTCCTCAATCGCTCTCCACCACACCTTCTCAAAGAGATCATCCTGGTGGATGACTTTAGTACCAGAG AATATCTCAAGGACCACCTGGATGTGTACATGTCCCAGTTTCCCAAAGTGCGGATCGTCCGTCTGAAGGAGAGGCAGGGCCTGATCCGAGCTAGGCTGGCAGGAGCCACCATTGCCAAAG GTGATGTTTTGACTTTTCTTGACTCGCATATTGAATGCAACGTGGGCTGGTTGGAACCTCTGCTGGAGAGAGTGTACATGGACAGGAGGAAAGTGGCCTGCCCAGTCATCGACGTCATCCGTGACAAGGACATGAG CTATGAGTCGGTTGACAACTTCCAAAGAGGGGTGTTCAAATGGCCCTTGGTGTTTTGGTGGCGCAGGTTATCAGAGGACGTCATTAAGAAGAATCACATGAAGGCTTCAGATCCCTTCAG GTGTCCCGTCATGGCAGGAGGACTTTTCTCCATCGATAAGAAGTACTTCTATGAACTGGGCTCTTATGATCCTGGCTTGGACGTATGGGGCGGAGAGAACATGGAGATCTCTTTTAAG ATTTGGATGTGTGGAGGTGAGATCGAGATCATCCCATGTTCCAGAGTGGGCCACATTTTCCGAGGCGCCAACCCATACAAGTTTCCCAAGGACAGGCAGAAGACAGTCGAGCGTAACCTGGCCAGGGTGGCAGAGGTGTGGCTGGATGAGTACAAGGACCTGTTCTACGGCCATGGATACTACCATCTGCTGGATAGGAGTGTCATCGACATCGGCAACCTCACAGACCAGATCGAGCTCCGGAAGAAGCTCAAGTGCAAGAGCTTCAAATGGTACCTGGATAATGTGTACCCAGACATGGTCGCTCCACTGGTCAAAGCTGAGGGGCTA GTTTTCAATCGTGGAGTAAGAAAATGCCTCGCTCTGCAGAAAGGCTCCCTTGCCTTTGAGATATGTGATCTCAGCAAGCTG AGTCAGCACTTCAATTACACCTGGATGAGGCACGTTCGCCAGAAAGATGTCTGTCTCACTACTCAGGACAAAGGTAGCAGCCTGGCTCTGCAGCCGTGCGACAACACCAAGCCACAGTTACGCTGGCTCTACAAGGCCTCCTCCTCTGCTCTG ATGGAGCACCTCGTTACGGAGCTTGCTCCCAAGCGTCTGTGTCTTGAGGCTGGGGCTCTGGGTAACAGCATGCAGCTGAAGAAGTGTGCGCCTACCAGTCCCTACCAGAAGTGGCAGTTCACGCACTACCACGCTGAATGA